The following DNA comes from Frankia casuarinae.
GGATGATGTCGACGGGGCGGCTGAGGGCGAGGATGCCGATGGTGGCGCGGGTGATGCCGAGGGTGGTGGTGTGCAGGGTTCGGGAGTGGGCGGTGCGGTATTTTGTGGTGGAGTGGGAGCGTTGGGTGTTCATGGTTGTGTTGGTGGTCCTTCGTCGGTGGGAACGCCTGGGCTGGCTGGAACGTTATCGAGGGGTAGTTGCACACGTCTCGACGCTCGGAGGAGTTATATGGGCGAGCGCATCCTGCGGGGAAGCCGTCTCGGTGCTGTGTCCTACGAGACTGACCGCAGCACCGAGCTTGCCCCACGGCAGTCCGCGTCCTACGACTGTCCGAACGGCCACCAGTTCACCATGCCCTTCGCGGCTGAGGCCGAGGTGCCGTCGGTGTGGGAGTGCAGGGTTTGTGGTGGGGCGTCGGTCATCGTCGATGGTGAGCGGCCTGAGCCGAAGAAGGCGAAGCCGCCGCGTACGCACTGGGACATGCTGATGGAGCGTCGGACGACGGATGACCTTGAAGAGGTCCTGGCGGAGCGGTTGGCCGTTCTGCGGGGTGCCGGTACGGACAGGCGTTCAGCCTGATCGGCCTGATCGTTTGGGTGGTTGTGCGGTAGGGGTCGGGCGCGGGGTGGTTGCCGTGTCCGACCTTTCGCCGTGTCCGCGGTCGGTTCGTTGTGTCGTGTTCGTGGGGTGGGCTGCCGGGCACGGGGCGGGTTGAGCCGTGCCCGGGCGGCCGTGGTGGCCGCGTCGGGTCCGGCCGGGTGTCGCATCGTGTTGTGCCGACTGGTTGCGTGCGGCCTCGGGTCGGGTGTTGGGCGGTCGGGTGTTGGGCGGTGGTGGGGGGCCGGTTCGGCCGGTGGGCGTCGGATTCAGGCGTGGCCGGAGGTGACGTTGCGGTCCTGGGTGACGTTGCGGTCCTGGGGGGTGTGGAGGGGCTCGTGGGGTGTGGTGTCGGTGGTTGTCTTCGGGGTGGGGCGGTGGCGTCGGGTGGTGGCGGCCCACCAGGCGACGCGCCAGAGGGCTTCGGCGACGACGGCGTTGCTCATCTTGGAGGTGCCGCGTTCGCGTTCGACGAAGGTGATGGGGACTTCGCGGACGCGGAAGCCGCGGCGCCAGGCCTGCCAGGCGAGGTCGACCTGGAAGCAGTAGCCCTGGGAGGTGACGCGGTGCAGGTCGCGGTCGCGGAGGACGTCGGCGCGGTAGGCGCGGAAGCCGGCGGTGGCGTCGCGTAGGGGTATGCCGAGGGCGGCGCGGACGTAGAGGTTGGCGCCGCGGGAGAGCAGGAAGCGGCGCCGCGGCCAGTTGCGGACCTCTCCCCCGGGTATCCAGCGGGATCCGATGACGAGGTCGGCGTGGTCGAGGGCGGCGAGCAGGCGGGGTAGCTGCTCGGGTTGGTGGGAGCCGTCGGCGTCCATTTCGACGATGACGGTGTAGCCGTGGTGTAGTGCCCAGGAGAACCCGGCGACGTAGGCGGTGCCGAGGCCGGATTTGCCTTCGCGGTGCAGGACGTGGATGTGGTCGTCGGAGGCGGCGAGTTCGTCGGCGATCTTCCCGGTGCCGTCGGGGCTGGCGTCGTCGATGACGAGCAGGTCGACCGTCGGGTTGGCCGTCCGCAGGCGGCGGGCGGTGTCCGGTAGGTTGTCCCGTTCGTTGTAGGTCGGGACGCAGACGACAACGCGGTTGGGATCCACGCGCTTCCTCTCCTGGTCAGGGACCATGTCCGCGGTGGTGTCTGCCCGGGTGGCGTCACGGTGGGTGGCGCTGTCGGTGTCGTTTCGCGGGGTCATGGGGTTTGGTGGTGTGCCGGCTACGGGGTGGCGGTCATGTCGGTGTTGGCGGTGTCACGGTCCGGGCCGTGGGACGGGTTCGCCGGGCGTGGATCACCCCTGCCATCATGGCGGTCAGGCCGAGGGCGATGAGAACCGCCTCCGGGAGGATCCCGGCCTGGTCGGCGAGGGTGCGGGTGGTGCGTCGGGGTAGCGCGGCGGTGAGGATGCCTGCTTCGTAGAGGCCGGTTTTGGCGAGCAGGGTGCCGTCGGGAGTGATGAGGGCGCTTTCACCGCTGGTGGAGACCTGGACGGTGGCCCGGCCGTGTTCGACTGCGCGCAGACGTGACATGGCGAGTTGCTGTTGGCTTTCACCTTTGCGACCGAAGGATGCGTTGTTTGTCTGGATGACGAGGATATCGGCGCCGTGGTTGACGGTGTCGCGGACGAGGCCGTCGTAGGCGACTTCGAAGCAGATGATGTCTCCGATGGTGGTGCCGGCGGCGTGGAGCGCGCCGGGGGTGGTGCCGGCGAGGAAGTCGCTGGGCATCTCGTCGGCGAAGCGGTGGATGAGTTTTTCGAGTAGGGCGCGGCCGGGGAGGTATTCGGCGAAGGGGACGGGGTGGCGTTTGACGTACATCTGGCCGGTGAAGCCGTCAGCGGTCCAGATCATGCCGGCGTTGCGGAGGTGGCCTGGTCCGGGGCCGCCCAGGACGGCGCCGACGAGGAGGGGGGCGCCGGCGGTGCGGGCGGCGGCGCGCAGGGCGGTGGCGACGGCGGGGTTGGTGAGGGGGTCGAGGTCGGAGGAGTTCTCCGGCCACAGGACGAGGTCGG
Coding sequences within:
- a CDS encoding polyprenol monophosphomannose synthase; protein product: MTPRNDTDSATHRDATRADTTADMVPDQERKRVDPNRVVVCVPTYNERDNLPDTARRLRTANPTVDLLVIDDASPDGTGKIADELAASDDHIHVLHREGKSGLGTAYVAGFSWALHHGYTVIVEMDADGSHQPEQLPRLLAALDHADLVIGSRWIPGGEVRNWPRRRFLLSRGANLYVRAALGIPLRDATAGFRAYRADVLRDRDLHRVTSQGYCFQVDLAWQAWRRGFRVREVPITFVERERGTSKMSNAVVAEALWRVAWWAATTRRHRPTPKTTTDTTPHEPLHTPQDRNVTQDRNVTSGHA
- a CDS encoding RNA polymerase-binding protein RbpA translates to MGERILRGSRLGAVSYETDRSTELAPRQSASYDCPNGHQFTMPFAAEAEVPSVWECRVCGGASVIVDGERPEPKKAKPPRTHWDMLMERRTTDDLEEVLAERLAVLRGAGTDRRSA